The Vicinamibacterales bacterium genome has a window encoding:
- a CDS encoding prolyl oligopeptidase family serine peptidase, whose translation MKTMKRTLIVLLAVLTVSAGRPLAGGAPAVKGLHVPTMAQFMSAGYPLELVAAKRADRIAWIANDKGLRNVFTASAPGFRAVRVTSFMKDDGVDTTQLSMSDDGTIVSFTRGHTANREGWVASPEADPAGVERAIWAASTTGGAAWRLAAGQGGAISPDGRYVAYAKDGQIYRVPTAQAAPRTSEIDKGLKPYIRIWGINANPVWSPDSRKIAFVSARTDHSYIAVFDTATRKVTYMSPNVDRDTSPTWSADSTRIAFIRRPGTPFAQQSQSGVGGLGNPPGPAFNAAAQGRGGGRGGGGGGQGRGGRGGEAPEGQPQPQRPGLTNAFFPGGYDTAFWVADVKSGDAREFWHNAKDDRVFTGINAITWRGNHVVFQLEPEEWTRFYAIAVPERGGEAENTGPVAKPKLFGAADGSEAAVAAPISLTPQDGQIETYSFSGDGRFLYYGTNATDSERRHLWRVPVAGGTPEQVTRGDGIEHTPLLLPSGRYLAALTAAYNRPQSVAIFPAPAPSASALDSSAQKAIYPTLTREFPTDAHVMPQDVVINAPDGLQFHNQLFLPKDLRPGEKRPAIVFVHGGPVRQMLLGYHYMEVYHLFYGVNQWLASQGYVVLSVNYRGGIGYGRSFRTAPNTNARGNSEYQDVLAAGRYLQSRADVDPKRVGIWGLSYGGLLTAQALARNSDIFVAGVDMAGVHLYGNNLDPENLAYRSSAISEIANWKSPVFLIHGDDDRNVNFAQTVGLVNLLRAHNVPHEIMVQPDDTHETLLYKRWLPLWARMEAFLNKHLKKEPATSTQAVQR comes from the coding sequence ATGAAGACCATGAAGCGAACGCTGATCGTGTTGCTCGCCGTGTTGACCGTGTCGGCGGGACGGCCGCTGGCGGGCGGTGCGCCGGCCGTGAAGGGGCTGCACGTCCCCACCATGGCGCAGTTCATGAGCGCGGGCTATCCGCTCGAACTGGTGGCGGCGAAACGGGCCGACCGCATCGCCTGGATCGCGAACGACAAGGGGCTGCGCAACGTGTTCACCGCGTCGGCGCCCGGGTTCCGCGCCGTGCGCGTCACCTCGTTCATGAAAGACGACGGCGTCGACACCACGCAGTTGTCGATGTCGGACGACGGGACGATCGTCAGCTTCACGCGCGGACACACCGCCAACCGCGAGGGCTGGGTGGCCAGCCCCGAAGCGGACCCCGCCGGCGTCGAGCGCGCGATCTGGGCGGCGAGCACGACCGGCGGCGCGGCGTGGCGTCTCGCCGCGGGCCAGGGAGGCGCGATCTCGCCGGACGGCCGCTACGTGGCGTACGCGAAAGACGGTCAGATCTATCGTGTGCCGACCGCCCAGGCGGCGCCGCGCACGAGCGAGATCGACAAGGGGCTGAAGCCCTACATCCGGATCTGGGGCATCAACGCCAATCCGGTCTGGTCGCCGGACAGCCGCAAGATCGCGTTCGTGAGCGCCCGCACCGATCACAGCTACATCGCGGTCTTCGACACGGCGACCAGGAAGGTGACCTACATGTCGCCGAACGTCGATCGCGACACGAGCCCGACGTGGTCGGCCGACAGCACGCGGATCGCGTTCATCCGGCGTCCCGGCACACCCTTCGCGCAGCAGTCGCAGAGCGGCGTCGGCGGACTCGGCAATCCTCCAGGGCCCGCTTTCAATGCCGCGGCCCAGGGACGCGGCGGCGGCCGGGGCGGTGGCGGCGGCGGGCAAGGGCGCGGCGGCCGCGGCGGCGAAGCGCCGGAGGGCCAGCCGCAACCGCAGCGCCCGGGGCTGACCAACGCGTTCTTTCCGGGCGGCTATGACACGGCGTTCTGGGTCGCCGACGTGAAGTCCGGCGACGCCCGCGAGTTCTGGCACAACGCCAAGGACGATCGCGTCTTCACCGGCATCAACGCGATCACCTGGCGCGGCAACCACGTCGTGTTCCAGCTCGAGCCGGAGGAGTGGACCCGGTTCTACGCGATTGCCGTCCCCGAACGCGGGGGTGAGGCCGAGAACACCGGCCCGGTCGCGAAGCCGAAGCTGTTCGGCGCCGCGGATGGATCCGAGGCGGCCGTGGCGGCGCCGATCAGTCTGACGCCGCAGGACGGTCAGATCGAAACCTACAGCTTCTCGGGCGACGGACGCTTCCTGTATTACGGGACGAACGCCACCGACAGCGAGCGGCGGCATCTGTGGCGCGTGCCGGTTGCGGGCGGCACCCCCGAGCAGGTCACGCGCGGCGACGGGATCGAGCACACGCCGCTGCTGTTGCCCTCGGGCAGATACCTCGCCGCGCTGACGGCGGCCTACAACCGTCCGCAGTCGGTCGCCATCTTCCCCGCTCCTGCTCCCTCCGCCTCCGCTCTCGACAGTTCGGCGCAGAAGGCGATCTACCCGACCCTGACGAGGGAGTTCCCCACCGACGCGCACGTCATGCCGCAGGACGTCGTGATCAACGCGCCGGACGGGCTGCAGTTCCACAATCAGTTGTTCCTGCCGAAGGACCTCCGTCCCGGCGAGAAGCGGCCGGCGATCGTCTTCGTGCACGGCGGTCCCGTGCGCCAGATGCTGCTCGGCTATCACTACATGGAGGTCTACCACCTCTTTTACGGCGTGAACCAGTGGCTCGCGAGCCAGGGCTACGTCGTGCTGTCGGTGAACTATCGCGGCGGCATCGGCTACGGGCGTTCGTTCCGAACCGCGCCGAACACCAACGCGCGAGGCAATTCCGAGTACCAGGACGTGCTGGCCGCCGGCAGGTACCTGCAGAGCCGTGCCGACGTCGATCCGAAGCGGGTCGGAATCTGGGGATTGTCGTACGGCGGACTGCTCACCGCGCAGGCGCTCGCGCGCAACTCCGACATCTTCGTCGCCGGCGTCGACATGGCCGGCGTGCACCTGTACGGCAACAACCTCGATCCCGAGAACCTGGCGTATCGGTCATCCGCGATCTCGGAGATCGCGAACTGGAAGTCGCCGGTATTCCTGATCCACGGCGACGACGATCGCAACGTGAACTTCGCGCAGACGGTCGGCCTCGTCAATCTGCTGCGCGCGCACAACGTGCCGCACGAGATCATGGTGCAGCCCGACGACACGCACGAGACGCTGCTCTACAAGCGCTGGCTGCCGCTGTGGGCGCGGATGGAAGCGTTCCTGAACAAGCACCTGAAGAAGGAGCCGGCGACGTCCACGCAGGCCGTCCAGCGCTGA
- a CDS encoding peptidylprolyl isomerase, with amino-acid sequence MRSLVIAALLAAAASAQDPSPGEVLVRIETTLGRIEIAVDTRRAPITAGNFLKYVDGGFYDGGRFHRATRPDNYTPAPPDKPAMEIIQGGINPERRRDGFPPIPLERTSVTGLKHVVGTVSMARTPAADSARSDFFICLDEQPSLDFGGKRFDDAQGAGAFGRVVKGMDVVRRIQQQPVEKQALTPPVIIVRMSRMP; translated from the coding sequence GTGCGATCTCTGGTCATCGCCGCGCTGCTCGCGGCGGCCGCGTCCGCCCAGGATCCGAGTCCCGGCGAGGTCCTCGTCCGCATCGAGACCACGCTCGGCCGCATCGAGATCGCGGTCGACACCAGGCGCGCGCCGATCACCGCCGGCAACTTCCTCAAATACGTCGACGGCGGGTTCTACGACGGCGGCCGCTTCCACCGCGCGACGCGGCCGGACAATTACACGCCGGCGCCGCCCGACAAGCCGGCGATGGAGATCATCCAGGGCGGCATCAATCCGGAGCGGCGCCGCGACGGCTTCCCGCCGATCCCGCTCGAGCGCACCAGCGTCACCGGGCTGAAGCACGTGGTCGGCACCGTGTCGATGGCGCGCACGCCGGCTGCCGACAGCGCGCGATCGGATTTCTTCATCTGCCTGGACGAGCAGCCGTCGCTCGATTTCGGCGGCAAGCGCTTCGATGACGCCCAGGGGGCCGGCGCGTTCGGCCGGGTCGTCAAGGGCATGGACGTCGTCCGCAGGATTCAGCAGCAGCCCGTCGAGAAGCAGGCGCTGACCCCGCCGGTGATCATCGTGCGGATGTCGAGGATGCCATGA